A DNA window from uncultured Methanoregula sp. contains the following coding sequences:
- a CDS encoding ammonium transporter, with product MAMDTGVTCWLLVSALLVMLMTPGVGLFYGGLVRKKNFISMIALSFVSLALASIHWILIGYSLAFGPDVGGFIGNLDYLGLSGVSASAGTGTYPPLVFMAFQLFFAAVTVTIVTSAVAERIKLSSYIVFSLVWLTVVYCPLAHWAWGGGWAQQMGLIDFAGGTVVEICSGFAALALALVIGRRAGFGEHALEPHNIPIALLGAALLWFGWFGFNAGSALAVNSSAAIAFVNTNTAAAAGTLAWMVASWYRGKPSSLGMVSGAIAGMVAITPAAGFVTPLVAVLIGAVAGVLCYYMMLVRISKKLDESLDAWAIHGMGGLWGTLATGIFAAAAIGGFTGLLEGNSSQFLYNAVGAFAALAYAFVVTWIIGIAIDRTIGLRVTADEEYVGLDICQHGERA from the coding sequence ATGGCGATGGATACTGGTGTAACCTGCTGGCTTCTCGTATCAGCACTGCTTGTCATGCTGATGACTCCCGGTGTCGGCCTTTTTTATGGCGGACTTGTTCGAAAGAAGAATTTCATCTCGATGATTGCGCTCTCGTTTGTGAGCCTGGCGCTCGCGAGCATCCATTGGATCCTGATCGGGTACTCGCTTGCATTCGGGCCGGATGTCGGGGGGTTCATCGGGAACCTGGATTATCTCGGGTTATCCGGAGTGAGTGCAAGTGCCGGGACGGGAACCTATCCCCCGCTCGTCTTCATGGCGTTCCAGCTCTTCTTTGCAGCGGTGACTGTGACGATTGTCACCTCGGCAGTTGCTGAGCGGATCAAACTCTCCTCCTATATTGTCTTCTCGCTTGTCTGGCTCACGGTCGTGTATTGCCCTCTTGCACACTGGGCCTGGGGGGGCGGATGGGCGCAGCAGATGGGACTCATCGATTTTGCCGGGGGAACGGTTGTTGAGATCTGTTCCGGGTTTGCAGCTCTTGCGCTCGCTCTTGTCATCGGGCGCCGGGCCGGCTTCGGGGAGCATGCCCTTGAGCCCCACAATATCCCGATAGCTCTTCTGGGTGCAGCGCTCCTCTGGTTCGGCTGGTTCGGGTTCAATGCGGGCAGTGCTCTTGCCGTGAACAGCAGTGCGGCAATTGCCTTTGTCAATACCAACACTGCCGCTGCAGCCGGTACCCTTGCCTGGATGGTTGCGAGCTGGTACCGCGGCAAGCCCAGCTCCCTGGGGATGGTGAGCGGCGCTATTGCCGGGATGGTGGCGATCACGCCCGCCGCCGGTTTTGTCACACCGCTTGTTGCCGTGCTTATCGGGGCGGTTGCCGGTGTGCTCTGCTATTACATGATGCTTGTACGGATCTCCAAAAAGCTGGACGAGAGTCTCGATGCCTGGGCAATCCATGGCATGGGCGGGCTCTGGGGAACGCTTGCAACCGGCATCTTTGCAGCAGCAGCTATCGGTGGATTCACCGGTCTTCTGGAAGGAAATTCCTCGCAGTTCCTCTACAATGCCGTGGGGGCATTTGCAGCTCTTGCGTATGCGTTTGTCGTCACCTGGATCATCGGCATCGCGATCGATCGGACGATCGGCCTGCGCGTAACCGCGGATGAAGAGTACGTGGGTCTTGATATCTGCCAGCATGGGGAACGGGCCTAG
- a CDS encoding ammonium transporter → MAIDSGATAWILASTALVMIMTPAVGFFYGGLVRRKNLISMITLSFVAFALVSIQWVVIGYSLAFGSDPSSSLNGFIGNLQYLGLNNVGMDPGPYSPAIPGLLYMVFQLVFATVTMAIVTSGIAERVKFSAYLVFALIWTTIVYDPLAHWVWGGGWAAQFGALDFAGGTVVHISSGFAALALALVIGKRVGFGKYSMEPNNIPLTILGAALLWFGWFGFNAGSAVAANGLAASAFVTTNTAAAAGAMAWLIVSWLNGKPSSLGFVSGAVAGLVAITPAAGYVTPMAAILIGAVGGIFCYGIMLWRIRKGLDESLDAWAIHGMGGLWGALATGIFAVAAVNGASGLLEGNVHQFVANAAGAFAAVIYAFVVTYILAVVIDKTIGLRVTEEEEYVGLDISQHGERC, encoded by the coding sequence ATGGCTATAGATTCTGGAGCAACAGCATGGATCCTTGCCTCAACGGCGCTTGTCATGATCATGACGCCGGCGGTGGGATTCTTCTATGGGGGGCTCGTGCGCAGGAAAAATCTGATCTCCATGATCACCCTGTCGTTCGTCGCCTTTGCACTGGTAAGCATCCAGTGGGTAGTGATCGGGTACTCGCTTGCGTTCGGGAGCGATCCGTCGAGTTCTCTCAACGGGTTCATCGGCAACCTGCAGTACCTTGGACTGAACAATGTGGGGATGGACCCCGGGCCGTACAGTCCGGCAATTCCGGGTTTACTGTACATGGTATTCCAGCTGGTCTTTGCAACGGTGACCATGGCGATCGTAACATCCGGTATTGCCGAGCGTGTCAAGTTCAGTGCGTACCTGGTCTTCGCACTCATCTGGACAACGATCGTGTACGATCCGCTGGCCCACTGGGTATGGGGCGGCGGCTGGGCTGCACAGTTCGGCGCACTTGATTTCGCCGGCGGTACCGTGGTCCACATCAGCTCAGGGTTTGCTGCGCTTGCGCTTGCGCTTGTCATCGGGAAACGGGTCGGCTTTGGGAAATATTCCATGGAACCGAACAATATCCCGTTAACGATTCTCGGGGCTGCGCTCCTCTGGTTCGGCTGGTTCGGGTTCAATGCCGGCAGTGCGGTTGCAGCAAACGGTCTTGCGGCAAGCGCATTTGTTACCACCAACACCGCAGCAGCGGCCGGTGCAATGGCCTGGCTTATCGTCAGCTGGCTTAACGGCAAACCCAGTTCACTCGGATTCGTGAGCGGGGCTGTGGCAGGGCTGGTTGCCATAACGCCTGCAGCCGGGTACGTGACCCCGATGGCCGCAATCCTTATAGGTGCGGTTGGCGGTATATTCTGCTACGGCATTATGCTCTGGCGCATCCGGAAAGGTCTTGACGAGAGCCTCGATGCCTGGGCAATCCACGGCATGGGGGGTCTCTGGGGTGCGCTCGCAACCGGTATCTTTGCCGTGGCAGCGGTCAACGGTGCATCCGGCCTTCTTGAAGGAAATGTGCACCAGTTCGTTGCCAATGCAGCAGGTGCCTTTGCAGCGGTCATCTACGCGTTTGTCGTGACCTATATCCTCGCAGTGGTCATAGACAAGACGATTGGCCTGCGTGTCACAGAAGAGGAAGAGTATGTCGGTCTTGATATCTCGCAGCACGGGGAACGCTGCTGA
- a CDS encoding P-II family nitrogen regulator: protein MKLVKAVIKPERFEFVKKALEDKGFNGMTITEVNGRGEQKGISLEYRGGLMTVDLLPKIQIEIVVRDSDVDSLISTLSESARTGKIGDGKIFVIPVEKAIRIRTGETEV from the coding sequence ATGAAACTGGTAAAAGCAGTCATCAAACCGGAACGATTCGAGTTTGTTAAAAAGGCACTGGAGGACAAAGGGTTCAACGGGATGACCATAACCGAAGTCAACGGTCGCGGGGAACAGAAGGGGATCTCCCTTGAGTACCGCGGCGGTCTTATGACGGTCGACCTCCTCCCCAAGATCCAGATCGAGATTGTTGTGAGGGACAGCGATGTTGATTCCCTCATCAGCACCCTTTCCGAATCGGCACGAACCGGCAAGATCGGGGATGGCAAGATCTTTGTTATCCCGGTGGAGAAGGCGATCCGGATCCGCACCGGTGAAACCGAAGTATAA
- a CDS encoding glutamate synthase-related protein, whose amino-acid sequence MNLRQPNANEATGTVNRSRNVAPCSGICTRCLDGCKGSCEIWLASFRGREVLYPGPFGEITAGADKNYPIDYSHLNIQGYAEGAKGLPEGTEIGPDSAVFSSVDTETEYGWSKKVAMKVPIFTGALGSTEIARANWEHFAVGAAISGITLVCGENVCGIDPGLKLDAKKKVKESPEMDRRISLYKKFHNKYGEILVQMNVEDTRLGVAEYVASKHNLDTIELKWGQGAKCIGGEIKVKTLERAIELKKRGYIVLPDPTLKENQAAFKAGAIKEFERHSRLGFVTKEGFLEEIDRLRDIGFKRVTLKTGAYSMVELAMALRYCSEAKIDLLTIDGAPGGTGMSPWPMMNEWGIPTFYLQALTYEFAQKLEKKGYRVPDLAMAGGFSDEPGVFKALAMGSPYFKAVCMGRGLMIPGFVGKNIEKWVKEGDLPKSVSKYGNNINEIFVCYEELKEKYGTKMKEIPMGAVGVYTYASKFRTGLQQLMAGSRNFRLSTITRDDLMALTEEAAGVSGIEYVMSARYDEAMGQLLD is encoded by the coding sequence ATGAATCTTAGACAGCCAAATGCGAACGAGGCAACGGGAACGGTCAACCGGTCCCGGAATGTTGCCCCGTGTTCAGGTATCTGTACCCGCTGCCTTGACGGATGCAAGGGCAGCTGTGAGATCTGGTTAGCCTCATTCCGCGGCAGGGAAGTCCTGTACCCCGGCCCGTTCGGCGAGATCACCGCAGGCGCGGACAAGAACTACCCGATCGATTACTCCCACCTCAATATCCAGGGATATGCAGAGGGGGCAAAAGGTCTTCCCGAAGGAACCGAGATAGGCCCGGACTCAGCGGTTTTCTCCTCCGTTGATACCGAGACCGAATACGGCTGGAGCAAGAAAGTCGCAATGAAAGTCCCGATCTTTACCGGGGCACTCGGTTCAACCGAGATAGCACGGGCAAACTGGGAGCACTTCGCTGTCGGTGCAGCGATCTCAGGCATCACCCTTGTCTGCGGTGAGAACGTCTGCGGTATCGACCCCGGCCTGAAACTCGACGCCAAGAAAAAAGTCAAGGAGTCGCCCGAGATGGACCGCCGGATCAGCCTGTACAAGAAATTCCACAACAAGTACGGTGAGATCCTCGTTCAGATGAACGTCGAGGACACCCGGCTTGGCGTTGCCGAGTACGTTGCAAGCAAGCACAATCTCGACACCATCGAGCTCAAGTGGGGACAGGGCGCGAAATGCATTGGCGGCGAGATCAAGGTCAAGACCCTGGAACGCGCAATCGAGCTCAAGAAGCGCGGCTACATCGTCCTCCCGGACCCGACCTTAAAAGAGAACCAGGCGGCCTTCAAGGCCGGCGCCATCAAGGAATTCGAGCGCCACTCCCGGCTCGGCTTTGTAACCAAGGAGGGTTTCCTCGAAGAGATCGACCGGCTCCGCGACATCGGTTTCAAGCGCGTGACCTTAAAGACCGGCGCGTACTCCATGGTCGAACTCGCCATGGCGCTGCGCTACTGCTCGGAAGCCAAGATCGATCTCCTGACCATCGACGGTGCACCCGGCGGTACCGGCATGAGCCCCTGGCCGATGATGAACGAGTGGGGTATCCCGACGTTCTACCTGCAGGCGCTCACCTATGAGTTTGCCCAGAAACTCGAGAAGAAGGGCTACCGCGTCCCCGACCTCGCCATGGCCGGTGGGTTCTCCGATGAGCCCGGCGTCTTCAAGGCACTTGCCATGGGCAGCCCGTACTTCAAGGCGGTCTGCATGGGCCGCGGCCTCATGATCCCCGGATTTGTGGGCAAGAACATCGAGAAGTGGGTAAAGGAAGGCGACCTGCCCAAGTCCGTCTCGAAGTACGGCAACAATATCAACGAGATCTTTGTCTGCTACGAAGAGCTCAAGGAGAAGTACGGCACCAAGATGAAGGAGATCCCCATGGGCGCAGTCGGGGTCTACACCTATGCATCCAAGTTCCGCACCGGACTCCAGCAGCTCATGGCGGGCAGCAGGAACTTCCGGCTCTCGACCATCACCCGCGACGACCTGATGGCACTGACCGAGGAAGCAGCCGGCGTATCGGGCATCGAATACGTCATGTCCGCCCGGTACGACGAGGCCATGGGCCAGCTGCTCGACTGA